The proteins below come from a single uncultured Flavobacterium sp. genomic window:
- a CDS encoding phosphopantetheine-binding protein, translating to MDTLNTTLKRNHEELFTLLKGFITEIIGEEFVEEMDITPESSFTKDLEMDSIEIVSFSEKIKAHFGDQIDFTGWLSSMDLDQLINLDLNNIINYIYECQ from the coding sequence ATGGACACTTTAAACACGACATTAAAAAGGAATCATGAGGAGTTATTCACCCTATTAAAGGGTTTTATTACAGAAATTATCGGTGAAGAATTTGTAGAAGAGATGGATATCACGCCAGAAAGTTCGTTCACTAAAGATCTGGAAATGGACAGTATAGAGATTGTTTCCTTTTCAGAAAAAATCAAAGCACACTTTGGCGATCAAATTGATTTCACGGGTTGGCTGTCTTCTATGGATCTTGATCAACTAATCAATCTTGATCTGAATAACATCATCAATTATATCTACGAATGCCAATAA
- a CDS encoding beta-ketoacyl synthase N-terminal-like domain-containing protein — protein MKKTDIAIIGLSCMFPGAKDAEAFWQNIINKVDSTQAAPADRIDPVHFSDSKETMDRFYCNRGGFIPDYEFDPTAFGILPLAVEGTEPDHLLTLDLVQKALEDAGVFQKKVSLERTGIIIGKGNYTGPGATRAIEIVRTGEQIYSLLQELLPEVSSADIEKIKQAFQERKGRFSADTAMGLIPNLVASLVSNRFNLGGVAFTVDAACASALIAVDHAVQELQRGRSDMMIAGGVHTGQNAAFWSIFSQLGALSHQQQIKPFSEDADGLLIGEGCGFVVLKRLEEAVRDQDKIYAVIKGVGVSSDGNGTSVMSPSVKGQLKALEQAWAHANLDKEQIGYLEAHGTGTPLGDKTELQTLAQFFGKDETATRAGIGSVKSNIGHAMPAAGIAGLIKTCLALHHDILPPTLYCENPTAALQFTRFTPIQEARNWSQTGLPKIAAVNAFGFGGINAHVVLKGYDIPKKDEVLLLARSTREALLSALQDNDTSLGDGDYRIALFDPTPERIQKAIKIVSKNNAWRNKQDIWYTSTPLLQAGGKVAFVFPGLDGLAKGEVATVSQYFGLTAPIETEGEGLLNEALGIFNNCGILDSALKKLGIYPDMNAGHSMGEWLAGYASDLAEASSVKDLIDVLDPKTFELKDSKFIAIGTGLEDIAPLIEQIPNLYVSNDNCPHQVILCGTHAALQELTPLLKSKQIFHQILPFQSGFHSPFVADKLQVILAGMEKVQFQKTKIPLWSATTLMPYPADPQSIRKLSAEHLVQPVRFRELTEKLYDEGVRVFIQIGTGGLIGFIDDTLKGKAFSTLASSVATRTALAQFQRVVAALFVEGKVLALDFLDIQNHRKAVPKKGIKLQLGSPIIRDFEAIKNLRKSIDTVRPKEAFTKTAAKVSHPLVQAFQDNIADMIRMQEEVLDVFQNHTQTAVSTPVLTKKQLINSRFSKTLQVNLVTHPYLIDHSLLRQPKDWSDVADMEPVIPMTMIFELLAETAQAEQPETKIHKIMHVSVFQWMNVATPFEKTITGVWRSNNHAYLDIENFANAEVFLAASYPQRPTFDLSIGERLPIERTPLEIYEKHMFHGDAYQGITAISAVGEKGITGQIKGNGGKGSLLDNAGQLFGLWLQLTLTKDRIAFPVKIKQIEFFEDMHDQDGEFECTCVLTELNNEFAIADIILQRNGKVWCAIKGWQNRRLEIDEALWNVSMSPLHNRLSEEIAPQVFFFHQAYSRVTSWDFVLKRYFNQREKQYYQKLLPNRKKNWMVSRVAVKDAVRHVLSEQKNQPSYPITFEICSDKVGKPYLKGNATEQIQISLAHKGKDAVAIARQDKPVGIDMEIIAERSPEFYQLVFTDAELALLKERDQAEWTTRFWVAKEAYGKLLGTGLKGNPKKHEVARIQGDHLWIDQIEIKTVKHQNYIIGWTL, from the coding sequence ATGAAAAAAACAGATATTGCTATTATAGGTTTATCCTGTATGTTTCCCGGAGCAAAAGACGCCGAGGCGTTCTGGCAAAATATCATCAATAAAGTCGACTCTACGCAAGCAGCTCCGGCAGATCGCATCGATCCTGTCCACTTTAGCGATAGCAAGGAAACTATGGATCGTTTTTATTGTAATCGTGGCGGATTTATTCCTGATTATGAATTCGACCCTACAGCATTTGGTATTTTACCTCTTGCCGTTGAAGGTACTGAACCGGACCACCTATTAACACTTGATCTCGTTCAGAAAGCATTAGAAGATGCAGGAGTATTCCAAAAAAAAGTTTCATTGGAACGAACGGGGATTATCATCGGAAAAGGAAATTACACAGGCCCGGGAGCTACACGCGCGATTGAAATTGTACGTACAGGCGAACAGATCTATTCCCTTTTGCAAGAACTATTGCCGGAGGTATCTTCGGCAGATATTGAAAAAATAAAACAGGCATTTCAGGAACGTAAAGGACGATTTTCTGCAGATACAGCCATGGGTTTAATACCCAACCTTGTTGCCTCATTAGTATCCAACCGATTCAATCTTGGAGGTGTTGCTTTCACCGTTGATGCAGCATGTGCAAGTGCTCTTATAGCCGTAGACCATGCTGTACAGGAATTGCAGCGTGGCCGTAGTGATATGATGATTGCAGGAGGGGTACATACAGGTCAAAATGCTGCATTTTGGAGCATATTTAGCCAATTGGGGGCATTATCACATCAGCAACAAATCAAGCCATTTAGCGAAGATGCAGACGGATTGCTCATTGGAGAAGGCTGCGGTTTCGTTGTCCTGAAGAGGCTTGAAGAAGCTGTACGCGATCAGGATAAAATTTATGCGGTCATTAAAGGTGTAGGCGTAAGCAGTGATGGCAATGGAACAAGTGTTATGAGTCCTTCCGTAAAAGGTCAATTAAAAGCATTAGAACAAGCATGGGCACACGCCAATTTAGATAAGGAACAAATTGGCTACCTTGAAGCTCATGGCACCGGAACTCCGTTAGGAGATAAAACAGAACTGCAAACTCTGGCTCAATTTTTCGGCAAAGACGAAACAGCTACACGTGCCGGTATAGGATCTGTCAAATCCAATATAGGTCATGCCATGCCTGCTGCAGGAATAGCAGGTTTAATCAAGACCTGTCTGGCCTTGCATCACGACATATTGCCGCCTACATTATATTGTGAGAACCCTACTGCCGCCCTGCAATTCACCAGATTTACACCGATACAAGAAGCTAGAAACTGGTCACAAACAGGTTTACCAAAGATCGCAGCAGTAAATGCATTTGGCTTTGGAGGTATCAATGCTCACGTAGTCCTAAAAGGCTACGATATCCCCAAAAAAGACGAAGTATTGTTACTTGCGAGATCGACACGTGAAGCATTGCTTTCTGCACTCCAGGATAACGATACTTCTTTAGGAGATGGCGATTATCGTATTGCGCTCTTTGATCCAACACCTGAACGCATCCAAAAAGCAATCAAAATTGTGTCTAAAAATAATGCCTGGCGCAATAAACAAGATATATGGTATACCTCCACTCCCCTTTTACAGGCTGGTGGCAAAGTAGCATTTGTATTCCCGGGACTCGATGGTTTAGCAAAAGGCGAAGTCGCAACAGTCAGTCAATATTTTGGATTGACGGCACCCATAGAAACAGAGGGTGAAGGACTGTTGAACGAGGCATTAGGCATTTTTAACAATTGTGGTATACTGGACAGTGCTTTAAAAAAACTGGGGATTTATCCAGATATGAATGCCGGACATAGTATGGGAGAATGGTTAGCAGGATATGCCTCAGACTTAGCCGAAGCAAGTTCTGTCAAGGATCTAATCGATGTCCTTGATCCAAAAACATTTGAACTAAAAGACTCTAAATTTATTGCTATTGGAACAGGTCTTGAGGATATAGCACCTTTGATTGAACAAATTCCTAACCTCTACGTTTCAAATGATAATTGTCCACATCAGGTAATCCTGTGCGGTACTCATGCTGCACTCCAAGAATTGACACCTTTATTAAAATCAAAACAGATCTTTCATCAAATTTTACCATTTCAATCTGGCTTTCATTCTCCTTTTGTTGCAGATAAACTGCAGGTAATCTTAGCAGGTATGGAAAAAGTTCAATTCCAAAAAACAAAAATCCCGTTGTGGTCTGCCACTACACTTATGCCTTATCCGGCAGATCCCCAGTCCATCCGTAAATTAAGTGCTGAACATCTTGTACAACCTGTAAGATTTCGGGAACTAACCGAAAAGCTTTATGACGAAGGTGTCCGTGTTTTTATCCAGATAGGTACAGGAGGATTAATTGGGTTTATTGATGATACATTAAAAGGAAAAGCCTTCAGCACACTTGCCTCAAGTGTAGCCACCCGAACAGCACTTGCCCAGTTTCAACGGGTAGTAGCCGCATTATTTGTAGAAGGCAAAGTCCTGGCACTCGATTTTTTAGACATACAAAATCACCGAAAAGCAGTACCAAAAAAAGGTATAAAATTACAATTAGGATCACCCATTATCCGTGATTTTGAAGCAATAAAAAACTTACGAAAATCTATCGATACCGTACGGCCAAAAGAGGCTTTTACTAAAACAGCAGCAAAAGTAAGTCACCCATTAGTTCAGGCATTTCAGGACAATATCGCCGATATGATCCGAATGCAGGAAGAAGTATTAGACGTCTTTCAAAATCATACACAAACGGCTGTTTCCACACCTGTCTTAACAAAAAAACAACTGATCAACAGTCGTTTTTCAAAAACACTACAGGTCAATTTGGTTACACATCCCTATCTGATTGATCACAGCCTTTTGCGACAACCCAAAGACTGGTCAGATGTTGCAGATATGGAACCTGTGATCCCAATGACCATGATCTTTGAATTACTGGCAGAAACAGCACAAGCAGAACAACCGGAAACAAAAATTCACAAGATCATGCACGTTAGTGTATTTCAATGGATGAACGTTGCCACGCCTTTTGAAAAAACAATAACGGGCGTTTGGCGCTCCAACAATCACGCCTATTTAGATATCGAGAATTTTGCCAATGCCGAAGTATTTTTAGCAGCATCATATCCTCAACGACCTACTTTTGACCTCTCTATAGGCGAACGATTACCGATCGAGCGAACACCTTTAGAAATCTATGAGAAGCATATGTTTCATGGAGATGCCTATCAAGGTATTACAGCTATATCAGCTGTTGGAGAGAAAGGTATTACAGGACAGATAAAAGGTAATGGCGGTAAGGGTTCCTTATTGGACAATGCAGGACAATTATTTGGATTATGGTTACAACTCACCTTAACCAAAGACCGCATTGCTTTCCCGGTAAAAATCAAACAAATTGAATTCTTCGAAGATATGCACGATCAGGATGGCGAATTTGAATGTACCTGTGTACTGACCGAGTTAAACAATGAATTTGCAATCGCAGACATTATACTTCAAAGAAACGGAAAAGTTTGGTGCGCGATAAAAGGATGGCAAAACCGGAGATTAGAAATTGACGAAGCGTTATGGAATGTTTCCATGTCGCCACTCCATAACCGTCTGTCAGAAGAAATCGCCCCACAGGTCTTTTTCTTTCATCAGGCCTATTCCCGCGTAACTTCCTGGGATTTTGTACTGAAACGTTATTTCAATCAAAGGGAAAAACAGTACTACCAGAAACTCCTGCCCAACCGTAAAAAGAATTGGATGGTAAGTCGCGTAGCAGTAAAAGATGCCGTACGTCATGTATTGAGTGAACAGAAAAATCAACCCAGTTATCCCATAACCTTTGAAATTTGTTCTGATAAAGTCGGCAAACCTTATCTCAAAGGTAATGCCACAGAACAGATCCAGATTTCATTGGCACATAAAGGAAAAGATGCAGTAGCCATTGCACGACAGGATAAACCTGTTGGCATCGACATGGAAATTATTGCCGAACGCAGCCCTGAATTTTATCAATTGGTCTTCACCGATGCAGAATTAGCCTTATTAAAAGAACGCGATCAAGCTGAATGGACCACCCGATTTTGGGTAGCAAAAGAAGCTTATGGAAAATTATTGGGTACGGGGCTAAAAGGAAATCCAAAAAAACACGAAGTAGCTCGCATACAAGGAGATCATTTATGGATCGATCAAATAGAAATCAAAACAGTCAAACACCAAAATTATATCATCGGATGGACACTTTAA